One part of the Xylanimonas allomyrinae genome encodes these proteins:
- a CDS encoding ATP synthase F0 subunit B yields the protein MRPWRRSNPHDEATGPETPRPWWDKAQGVPAPPDFDAIVGDAPPLEPPVDAVPPAGVYAPVRRTVLGGITRPAGPSDQAPPPFDPVLPPSFAPSAPPADAFAPPADASAEERDDADGIGAAVGADETSADETSADQTSAELAGPDPVNTADTSVGVDEAGWDTAGEDEAGWDTAGEDGADEDEAGWDTARRDEAGEPGAARHDEELDVPTALDVPANLAGTDLELPETSEPATDSDGHEDGHEDGHEDGHEDDPADGTGYGAEDGTDDGTAAGSDAPVDAWSDTDEGQADDGLADAGWGDPLTDHAIPVDALTAESLPEDVSADVPDAVAEHGTLADDDPPVPVADTVVGFGERIERLVAAAVAEAENTRADAEKEAEQLVQSSRLDAEHTVAAAQRQASALIASAQRRCEDELAAAQRTRHEAEEAIAQARQEAEELRMRVRNEVSELRAEIDQHAQSMLARAHADTNRTLAEARAELDELAARKTELEAQLASIRSLLSDAVVAPLPQEVSGFLHVPAHDAGTETGAGTETGTETGTTTYGEATDGEATGEAPSEDLESAMADDTDEAADDEAAGDETPDEDTHPEGGLAGEAVQA from the coding sequence GTGAGGCCCTGGCGCCGCTCCAACCCGCACGACGAGGCCACCGGACCGGAGACGCCCCGGCCCTGGTGGGACAAGGCCCAGGGCGTGCCCGCACCGCCCGACTTCGACGCCATCGTCGGCGACGCACCTCCGCTTGAGCCACCCGTCGACGCCGTGCCGCCGGCAGGTGTGTACGCGCCGGTCCGCCGCACCGTGCTGGGCGGGATCACGCGACCGGCCGGCCCCTCCGACCAGGCGCCGCCGCCGTTCGACCCGGTGCTGCCGCCGTCGTTCGCACCGTCGGCGCCCCCCGCCGACGCGTTCGCGCCGCCGGCGGACGCGAGCGCGGAGGAGCGCGACGATGCAGACGGGATCGGTGCCGCGGTCGGCGCCGACGAGACGAGCGCCGACGAGACGAGCGCCGACCAGACGAGCGCCGAGCTGGCCGGCCCGGACCCGGTGAACACCGCCGACACCAGCGTCGGCGTGGACGAGGCCGGCTGGGACACGGCCGGCGAGGACGAGGCCGGCTGGGACACGGCCGGCGAGGACGGGGCCGACGAGGACGAGGCCGGCTGGGACACGGCCCGCCGGGACGAGGCCGGCGAGCCGGGCGCGGCGCGGCACGACGAGGAGCTCGACGTACCGACAGCGCTCGACGTGCCGGCGAACCTCGCCGGGACAGACCTCGAGCTGCCCGAGACCAGCGAGCCTGCAACGGACTCCGACGGCCACGAGGACGGGCACGAGGACGGGCACGAGGACGGCCACGAGGACGACCCCGCAGACGGCACCGGGTACGGCGCTGAGGACGGCACCGACGACGGCACCGCCGCGGGAAGCGACGCACCCGTCGACGCCTGGTCGGACACCGACGAGGGTCAGGCGGACGACGGCCTGGCCGACGCGGGCTGGGGCGACCCGCTGACGGACCACGCCATCCCCGTCGACGCCCTCACCGCGGAGAGCCTGCCCGAGGACGTCTCCGCCGACGTCCCTGACGCGGTCGCCGAGCACGGCACGCTCGCCGACGACGACCCGCCCGTGCCTGTTGCCGACACGGTCGTCGGCTTCGGCGAGCGCATCGAACGGCTCGTCGCCGCCGCCGTCGCCGAGGCGGAGAACACGCGCGCCGACGCCGAGAAGGAGGCCGAGCAGCTCGTCCAGTCCTCCCGCCTCGACGCCGAGCACACCGTCGCGGCGGCGCAGCGGCAGGCTTCCGCCTTGATCGCCTCGGCGCAGCGCCGCTGCGAGGACGAGCTCGCGGCCGCCCAGCGCACGCGCCACGAGGCGGAGGAGGCGATCGCCCAGGCGCGGCAGGAGGCCGAGGAGCTGCGCATGCGGGTCCGCAACGAGGTGTCGGAGCTGCGCGCCGAGATCGACCAGCACGCGCAGTCGATGCTCGCCCGCGCGCACGCCGACACGAACCGCACGCTCGCCGAGGCGCGCGCCGAGCTCGACGAGCTCGCCGCGCGCAAGACCGAGCTCGAGGCTCAGCTCGCCTCCATCCGGTCCTTGCTCAGCGACGCCGTCGTCGCTCCGCTGCCCCAGGAGGTCAGCGGGTTCCTCCACGTGCCCGCACACGACGCGGGCACGGAGACGGGCGCGGGCACGGAGACGGGCACGGAGACGGGCACGACGACGTACGGCGAGGCCACGGACGGCGAGGCCACCGGCGAGGCACCCTCCGAGGATCTCGAGAGTGCCATGGCCGACGACACCGACGAGGCAGCCGACGACGAGGCAGCCGGCGACGAGACGCCCGACGAGGACACGCACCCTGAAGGCGGCCTCGCGGGCGAGGCGGTGCAGGCCTGA